The following proteins come from a genomic window of Paenibacillus spongiae:
- a CDS encoding four-carbon acid sugar kinase family protein: MSENKLLLAFYGDDFTGSTDAMEALARSGYRTVLFLEAPTPGMLQRFEGIRCVGVAGTSRAKAPAPLAEEVRPVMERLSRLGAPIVHYKTCSTFDSSPEFGSIGEAIRVSRHFFPGQDTVPLLVGAPALGRYTLFGQHFARMDGQVYRLDRHPVMSRHPVTPMGEADLRLHLQKQLGEEVALIDILELAGEPELVSGRYREKLKEKPPVLLFDVLDEERLSLSGRLIWEASADGTRLVVGSSGVEYALTAYWEQAGGAAGQTAHVTEAAPASRILAVSGSASPVSQRQIETAIGQGFHGIRITPEAVADTDKLPQELLDQAIRLLNEGESVVLYTALGPEDEAIAATRELFRANGIESSRTGELIGRQLGRWTNHIMREAGLRRVVIAGGDTSGFVTSEMGIYGLEMLLPISPGAPLCKVYAHDGFMDGVELALKGGQFGSPDYFAKVRDAASE; encoded by the coding sequence ATGAGTGAAAATAAGCTTCTACTCGCCTTCTACGGCGATGATTTTACGGGATCGACCGATGCTATGGAGGCTTTGGCGCGAAGCGGGTACCGTACGGTATTGTTTCTCGAAGCGCCGACTCCGGGTATGCTGCAGCGGTTCGAAGGCATCCGCTGCGTCGGGGTCGCCGGCACCAGCCGGGCCAAGGCGCCGGCTCCATTAGCGGAGGAAGTCCGGCCGGTGATGGAGCGTCTGTCTCGGCTGGGTGCGCCGATCGTGCATTATAAGACCTGTTCGACGTTCGATTCATCGCCTGAATTCGGCAGTATCGGCGAAGCGATCCGCGTATCGCGCCATTTCTTCCCGGGTCAGGATACCGTTCCTCTCCTGGTCGGCGCTCCCGCGCTGGGACGGTATACGCTATTCGGCCAGCACTTTGCGCGAATGGATGGACAGGTATACCGCTTGGACCGCCATCCGGTCATGTCGCGTCACCCCGTCACTCCGATGGGCGAAGCGGATCTGCGGCTCCACCTGCAGAAACAGCTGGGCGAAGAAGTCGCTCTGATCGACATTCTGGAGCTTGCAGGCGAGCCGGAGCTCGTGAGCGGGCGCTATCGCGAGAAGCTGAAGGAGAAGCCGCCTGTGCTGCTGTTTGATGTGCTGGATGAAGAGAGGCTTTCCCTTAGCGGTCGATTGATATGGGAGGCTTCAGCTGACGGGACGCGGCTTGTGGTCGGTTCGTCCGGCGTCGAATATGCCTTGACGGCATACTGGGAGCAAGCCGGCGGAGCGGCCGGGCAGACGGCTCATGTAACGGAGGCTGCGCCGGCAAGCCGTATTCTGGCGGTATCCGGCAGCGCCTCCCCGGTCAGCCAGCGCCAGATCGAAACGGCGATCGGGCAAGGCTTCCACGGCATCCGGATTACGCCGGAGGCTGTAGCGGATACGGACAAGCTGCCGCAGGAGCTGCTCGATCAAGCCATCCGCCTGTTGAACGAAGGGGAGAGCGTCGTGCTCTACACCGCGCTCGGTCCCGAAGACGAGGCGATTGCGGCGACCCGGGAGCTATTCCGCGCCAATGGCATCGAGAGCTCTCGAACCGGAGAGCTCATTGGCCGGCAGCTGGGGCGCTGGACGAATCATATTATGCGCGAAGCCGGCTTGCGCCGAGTCGTTATCGCAGGTGGGGACACGTCCGGATTCGTCACGAGCGAGATGGGGATTTACGGATTGGAGATGCTGCTGCCTATATCTCCAGGCGCTCCGCTGTGCAAGGTGTACGCGCATGACGGCTTTATGGATGGCGTGGAGCTTGCCCTGAAGGGCGGACAATTCGGAAGCCCCGATTATTTTGCCAAGGTTAGGGATGCCGCATCGGAATAA
- a CDS encoding TRAP transporter small permease, translating into MQPVMKCIDFMNKVVGIIVGLMLAAMSIIIIAQIICRFVIDYPLTWSEEAARYLMVYTVFLGASLALRNHRMIAIEVVMEKVKPSVRKVLKIAVMLISIVFFIILLVQGIDMLEVVGRQMSAGLGISMDIPYMAIPIGALLMIINAIAVIIELLTTDHVETSEVEEALRKGEHI; encoded by the coding sequence ATGCAGCCCGTTATGAAATGTATTGATTTCATGAACAAAGTGGTCGGTATCATAGTTGGACTTATGCTTGCAGCCATGTCCATTATCATTATCGCGCAAATCATATGCAGATTTGTAATCGACTACCCGTTAACCTGGTCGGAGGAAGCGGCTCGCTATTTAATGGTCTATACCGTCTTTCTTGGAGCCTCGCTGGCCTTGCGCAACCATAGAATGATTGCCATTGAAGTGGTGATGGAGAAGGTGAAGCCTAGCGTGCGTAAGGTGCTAAAAATAGCCGTTATGCTCATATCTATTGTTTTCTTCATCATTCTATTGGTTCAAGGCATCGATATGCTCGAGGTTGTAGGACGTCAAATGTCCGCAGGGCTTGGAATATCCATGGATATTCCGTATATGGCGATTCCGATCGGCGCGCTGCTTATGATAATTAACGCAATAGCCGTTATTATCGAGCTGCTGACGACCGATCATGTTGAAACATCCGAGGTTGAAGAAGCGCTTAGAAAGGGGGAGCACATCTAA
- a CDS encoding acyl-CoA thioesterase, translated as METKFSKETRCFKVSRVFPTDVNNHNTLFGGKLMSYIDDIASISASKLCRVTAVTASTDSVDFLQPIRPSDSVSLESFVTWTGRTSMEVFVKVIREDLLSGERKIAATAFLTFVALDKNNRPIPVPQVVPETEEERKLHETAEYRTKMRKGRREESKKFADYLLTQYPWE; from the coding sequence TTGGAGACGAAATTTTCGAAGGAAACCCGGTGCTTTAAAGTTTCCCGGGTGTTCCCGACAGATGTGAACAACCACAACACCTTATTCGGCGGCAAGCTGATGTCCTATATCGACGATATCGCTTCGATCTCCGCGTCCAAGCTGTGCCGCGTAACGGCTGTTACGGCTTCCACCGATTCCGTCGATTTCCTTCAGCCCATCCGGCCGTCCGATTCGGTATCGCTGGAGTCGTTCGTAACATGGACGGGCCGAACTTCTATGGAGGTTTTCGTGAAGGTCATACGGGAAGACCTGCTGAGCGGGGAGCGTAAAATAGCCGCGACCGCCTTCCTTACCTTCGTCGCGTTGGATAAGAATAACAGGCCGATTCCCGTGCCGCAGGTGGTCCCGGAGACGGAAGAGGAGCGCAAGCTGCACGAAACGGCTGAATACCGCACGAAGATGAGAAAAGGACGACGGGAAGAAAGCAAGAAATTCGCGGATTACCTGCTGACGCAATATCCGTGGGAGTAG
- a CDS encoding zinc-dependent alcohol dehydrogenase translates to MKAVYVEDASKVVVREVGIPELGPLDVLIKVKVAGICGSDIHTYKGLHPFRKPPVIIGHEIAGEVVQVGEAVTKFAPGDRVTVEPQTGCGTCDYCLSGKVNYCENRGAPGIGSWYGAMAEYFAAPEQTVFKLLDGMDYEQGVLVEPFAVGVHAVRKAGIQVGDKVAILGAGPIGLLAMAAAKAAGATTLLVTDVMDYALESAGKMGATHTLNIRDNAEWTQEAKSAVGAAFDKVLVAAGVPGIIDQGLALLRKGGRIVTIAMFHGTQTFDIHNLQNQEKEIIGCMTYNREDTLAAIDLIAAGAVKKDVIITHRLPYEQAAEGFRLVDKKEDRSMKVLITF, encoded by the coding sequence ATGAAAGCTGTATATGTGGAGGATGCTTCTAAGGTCGTCGTAAGAGAGGTCGGTATTCCCGAGCTCGGCCCTCTTGACGTGCTTATCAAGGTTAAGGTTGCCGGGATTTGCGGCTCGGACATTCATACGTACAAGGGGCTGCATCCCTTCCGCAAGCCTCCTGTCATTATCGGCCACGAAATTGCCGGCGAGGTGGTTCAGGTCGGAGAGGCGGTTACCAAGTTTGCGCCGGGCGACCGGGTAACGGTAGAGCCGCAGACGGGATGCGGTACATGCGATTATTGCTTATCGGGCAAAGTAAATTATTGTGAAAATCGCGGCGCGCCGGGAATCGGCAGCTGGTACGGCGCGATGGCGGAATATTTTGCGGCGCCGGAGCAGACGGTATTCAAGCTCCTGGACGGGATGGACTACGAGCAGGGCGTACTGGTTGAGCCGTTTGCCGTAGGTGTCCACGCGGTTCGCAAGGCCGGCATTCAAGTAGGCGATAAGGTCGCGATTCTGGGAGCAGGCCCGATCGGGCTGCTGGCCATGGCTGCGGCGAAGGCGGCCGGCGCGACTACACTGCTAGTTACGGATGTCATGGATTATGCGCTGGAAAGCGCCGGCAAGATGGGGGCGACGCATACCCTCAATATTAGAGATAACGCGGAGTGGACGCAGGAAGCCAAGTCGGCTGTCGGAGCAGCATTCGATAAAGTGCTGGTGGCTGCGGGCGTTCCGGGCATTATCGACCAAGGCTTGGCCCTTCTTCGCAAAGGCGGCCGGATCGTTACGATCGCCATGTTCCATGGCACGCAGACGTTCGACATCCACAATTTGCAGAATCAAGAGAAGGAAATTATCGGCTGCATGACGTACAACCGGGAGGATACCCTTGCGGCAATCGATCTAATTGCAGCCGGCGCGGTCAAGAAGGATGTCATTATTACGCACCGTCTGCCTTACGAGCAGGCTGCGGAAGGCTTCCGGTTAGTGGATAAGAAGGAAGACCGTTCAATGAAGGTTCTCATTACTTTTTAA
- a CDS encoding protein-glutamine gamma-glutamyltransferase, which produces MIIVANMSTEQLNEQPFSQFEQEVVQKKEDSPVVYRYPSLEALKFELKLRANIVQAAKDLYASRVDFAVFSKSRSNEQFWTRTPEGGFRLNSGVRPSDGINDIYRNGRMYAFECATAMVILLYKAVLDTIGEDAFNTHFQNLLLYTWQYDDDLRLISVDNKNEAYLGDILYFMNPDYNPQTPEWQGENAVMLPNGLFYGHGIGIKTAEEMIASLNRRRIPGSDVSAYLSDEVVHPDFEHIRRLASSENAHSEREKQRQRRNAIVVRIGNSPYMQVFDG; this is translated from the coding sequence GTGCAGAAGAAGGAAGACAGCCCGGTTGTATATCGTTACCCATCGCTCGAGGCTTTGAAATTTGAGCTGAAGCTGCGGGCGAATATCGTGCAAGCCGCGAAGGATTTGTACGCAAGCAGGGTCGATTTTGCCGTGTTCAGCAAATCTCGGAGTAACGAGCAGTTCTGGACCCGTACGCCGGAGGGCGGGTTCCGGCTGAATAGCGGCGTCCGGCCTTCCGACGGCATTAACGATATTTATCGGAACGGCCGGATGTATGCGTTCGAATGCGCGACGGCGATGGTGATTCTCTTATATAAGGCGGTGCTCGATACGATCGGCGAAGATGCGTTCAACACGCATTTTCAAAACCTGCTCTTATACACATGGCAGTACGACGATGATTTGCGCTTAATATCCGTCGATAACAAGAATGAAGCGTACTTGGGCGATATTCTCTATTTCATGAATCCCGACTATAACCCGCAGACGCCCGAATGGCAGGGGGAGAACGCCGTCATGCTTCCCAACGGATTGTTCTACGGCCACGGCATCGGGATTAAGACAGCGGAGGAGATGATCGCTTCTCTGAACAGAAGACGGATCCCCGGAAGCGATGTATCCGCTTATCTGTCGGACGAGGTGGTGCATCCCGATTTCGAGCATATCCGAAGGCTGGCGTCAAGCGAAAACGCCCACTCGGAGCGGGAGAAGCAGCGGCAGCGGAGAAACGCGATTGTGGTTCGAATAGGGAATTCGCCTTACATGCAGGTATTCGACGGATGA
- a CDS encoding ribulose-bisphosphate carboxylase large subunit family protein, whose translation MNDRIYATYLIETPYSLEKAAAVMAGEQSTGTFIAVPGETPELKALHAAQVVGIEALGEYDSPSLPGSYLPPGSGKPIYRRALVKLSFPLHNIGPSLPNLLSTVAGNLYELREFSGLRLVDLELPQAFGDRYPGPKFGIEGTRKLAGVYGRPLIGTIVKPSIGLPLSEYGPLVRELAEAGLDFVKDDELCGNPPYASFEQRVQTVMAEIERAADRTGKKLMYAFNITGDIDEMKRNHDIVLQAGGTCVMVSINSVGLPGVAHLRQYTELPVHGHRNQWGAMTRCPLLGMSFSAYQKMCRLAGVDHLHTNGLDSKFSESNDSVAQSIQDCLTPILGGYTVMPVLSSAQWAGSAIPTYEAVRSLDLIHLAGGGILAHPGGTAEGVRSMQLGWEAAVQGIELNAYAKSHPELQEAIRVFGKK comes from the coding sequence ATGAATGACCGAATTTATGCCACTTATCTCATTGAAACGCCTTATTCGCTCGAGAAAGCGGCCGCCGTCATGGCGGGCGAGCAGTCTACGGGCACCTTCATCGCCGTTCCTGGAGAAACGCCGGAGTTGAAAGCGCTGCATGCCGCACAAGTGGTCGGCATCGAAGCGCTGGGCGAGTACGATTCCCCCTCATTGCCGGGGAGTTATCTTCCGCCTGGCAGCGGCAAGCCGATCTACAGAAGAGCATTGGTCAAGCTGTCCTTTCCGCTTCATAATATCGGGCCGTCTCTGCCGAATCTGCTGTCCACCGTCGCCGGGAATTTATATGAGCTGCGGGAATTTTCGGGACTCCGGCTGGTGGACCTCGAATTGCCCCAGGCTTTCGGCGACCGCTATCCGGGACCGAAATTCGGCATAGAGGGGACGAGAAAGCTTGCCGGCGTCTACGGCCGTCCGCTTATCGGGACCATCGTCAAGCCGAGCATCGGGCTGCCGTTGTCCGAATACGGACCGCTCGTCCGCGAGCTGGCGGAGGCTGGACTGGATTTCGTGAAGGACGACGAGCTGTGCGGGAATCCGCCATATGCATCGTTCGAACAGCGTGTTCAAACCGTAATGGCCGAGATCGAACGGGCAGCCGACCGCACAGGCAAGAAACTGATGTACGCCTTCAATATTACAGGCGATATCGACGAGATGAAGCGAAACCATGATATCGTCCTCCAAGCAGGGGGCACCTGCGTGATGGTCAGCATCAACAGCGTCGGCTTGCCGGGCGTCGCCCACCTTCGTCAGTACACGGAGCTGCCGGTTCACGGGCACCGCAACCAATGGGGGGCTATGACCCGTTGCCCGCTGCTCGGAATGAGCTTCTCAGCTTATCAGAAGATGTGCCGCCTGGCAGGTGTCGATCACCTTCATACGAATGGCCTGGACAGCAAATTCTCGGAAAGCAACGATTCGGTTGCGCAATCGATTCAAGATTGTTTGACGCCGATACTGGGCGGATACACGGTCATGCCGGTGCTGTCCTCGGCGCAATGGGCAGGCAGCGCGATCCCGACGTATGAGGCCGTCCGATCGCTGGACTTGATTCACTTGGCGGGAGGAGGCATTCTCGCTCACCCGGGCGGAACGGCCGAAGGCGTTCGCAGTATGCAGCTTGGCTGGGAAGCGGCCGTTCAAGGGATCGAATTGAACGCGTACGCGAAGTCACATCCCGAGCTTCAAGAAGCGATCCGGGTATTCGGCAAGAAGTAA
- a CDS encoding GntR family transcriptional regulator has protein sequence MDEMKETGAAPLLKDVAYTEIKERILEEIFEPGRFLSERELIELLQMSKTPIKSALTRLEAEGFVTVSSKQGIIINDLALDRIIDIYDLRTALETFNVEQILGRLTGEQSLKLLANLQETEEIVQRLDVKAFAKADHKFHLLICSFTGNQEIYRVLLNYQDHLLRITLRHLRKDPHRMEVFWKEHCVIYDHLKAGSKDCVGYMRDHLQDSKQKLFR, from the coding sequence ATGGATGAAATGAAAGAGACAGGTGCGGCTCCATTGTTGAAAGACGTTGCCTACACGGAAATCAAGGAACGGATCCTGGAGGAAATATTCGAACCGGGCCGGTTTCTATCCGAGCGGGAGCTGATCGAGCTGCTGCAGATGAGCAAAACACCGATCAAATCGGCTCTGACCCGTCTGGAGGCGGAAGGCTTTGTCACCGTATCTTCCAAACAAGGGATTATTATCAATGATCTCGCGCTGGACCGTATTATCGATATTTACGACCTTCGGACCGCGCTCGAAACCTTCAATGTGGAGCAGATCTTGGGAAGGCTGACCGGAGAGCAGAGCTTGAAGCTGCTTGCCAATCTTCAGGAAACCGAAGAGATCGTCCAGCGTCTCGATGTGAAGGCATTCGCCAAAGCCGATCATAAGTTTCATTTGCTTATCTGCTCGTTTACGGGCAATCAGGAAATTTACCGGGTTCTGCTTAATTATCAGGATCACCTGCTGCGGATTACACTCCGTCATCTTCGGAAGGACCCGCACAGAATGGAAGTGTTCTGGAAGGAACACTGCGTCATCTATGATCATCTGAAGGCAGGCAGCAAGGATTGCGTCGGCTATATGCGGGATCACCTTCAAGATTCCAAGCAAAAGTTATTCAGATAA
- a CDS encoding TRAP transporter substrate-binding protein — MLKKIAVVTMLVVLLVSAVACGNKGDGGNAATGGNGGTEKKVKLRLGHITGESDAWHKGALKFAELVKEKTNGSVEVDVFPSSTLGNDRDLIEGMQLGSVDFALVAGVLSNFYEPYSILELPYLFRDQEHMEKVLYGEVGTKMKEDLLTNAQVRGLEFWVRGPRELTANKKIAKVEDLKGLKVRVPEIPASIAAWKAMGASPTPMAFGEVYSSLQTGVIDGQENPFALIASNKIQEVQKYLMMTNHVYGYVMLTMSDITYQKLSKEQQQAIEEAAKEATQFENDLVAEQEEVLLKQLKDAGMEVVEVDTAKFAEKAKTVHEEFANKYGKELYDSIVNTK; from the coding sequence ATGTTAAAGAAAATAGCTGTGGTCACAATGCTGGTTGTGCTTCTTGTAAGCGCTGTAGCGTGTGGGAACAAGGGGGATGGCGGCAATGCCGCAACCGGCGGTAACGGAGGTACGGAGAAGAAGGTCAAGCTCCGTCTCGGTCATATTACCGGTGAATCCGATGCTTGGCACAAGGGTGCCCTGAAGTTCGCCGAGCTTGTGAAGGAAAAGACGAACGGAAGCGTGGAAGTGGATGTATTCCCAAGCTCTACCTTGGGTAATGACCGCGACTTGATCGAGGGCATGCAGCTTGGTTCCGTCGATTTCGCACTGGTGGCAGGCGTACTCTCCAATTTCTATGAGCCTTACTCCATCTTGGAACTGCCATACTTGTTCCGTGATCAAGAGCATATGGAGAAAGTGCTTTATGGCGAAGTAGGCACGAAGATGAAAGAGGATTTATTGACGAATGCACAGGTTCGCGGACTCGAGTTCTGGGTAAGGGGACCGCGCGAGCTGACAGCAAATAAAAAGATTGCGAAAGTGGAAGACTTAAAGGGATTGAAAGTCCGTGTTCCTGAGATTCCGGCATCGATTGCGGCATGGAAAGCGATGGGCGCTTCACCGACTCCAATGGCTTTCGGCGAAGTGTACTCTTCCCTGCAAACAGGCGTTATCGACGGCCAAGAGAATCCGTTCGCTCTCATTGCAAGCAATAAGATTCAAGAGGTTCAAAAATATTTGATGATGACCAACCACGTCTATGGCTATGTCATGCTGACCATGAGCGACATCACGTATCAGAAGCTGTCGAAGGAGCAGCAGCAAGCCATTGAGGAAGCGGCCAAGGAAGCGACGCAATTCGAGAATGACCTTGTCGCCGAGCAGGAAGAGGTCCTTCTGAAGCAGTTGAAGGATGCTGGGATGGAAGTCGTTGAAGTGGACACCGCGAAATTCGCGGAGAAAGCGAAGACCGTTCACGAGGAATTCGCGAATAAATACGGCAAAGAATTGTACGACAGCATCGTTAACACGAAATAA